Proteins from a single region of Campylobacter sp. RM16704:
- the serS gene encoding serine--tRNA ligase codes for MLDLKLLQNNFDEISKKLKTKKIDENLLKELSDLFVNLKKEKVLLEEFQAFQNKFSKKLATAQDKESLKAQLSQNKEKINTQSKIVSDLEVKLEQIAFAIPNIPDDCVPIGEDEDENIELKKVLTPPSFNFEIKEHHDLGENLNWLDFTRGVKISQSRFCVLKNEGALLSRALVNYMIDFNRSRGFELVNVPFLVNSATMYGTGQLPKFKDDMYKIENEDLYLISTSEIPVTNLYSNEILTQEELPLKMTCYSACFRQEAGSAGRDTRGIIRQHQFEKVELVSICKPEQSELMFEEMLNCASDLLSSLGLAHRHLMLCTGDLGFSAAKTVDLEVWLPSQNKYREISSVSNCKDFQARRAKIRFKNNNGKNELAHTLNGSSLAVGRTLIAIMENYQDKNGKIKIPDVLRKYF; via the coding sequence ATGCTAGATCTTAAACTTTTACAAAATAATTTTGATGAAATTTCAAAAAAATTAAAAACAAAAAAAATTGATGAAAATTTATTAAAAGAATTAAGTGATTTGTTTGTTAATTTAAAAAAAGAAAAAGTGCTTTTAGAAGAATTTCAAGCTTTTCAAAATAAATTTAGCAAAAAACTTGCAACAGCACAAGATAAAGAAAGTTTAAAAGCACAATTAAGTCAAAATAAAGAAAAAATAAATACTCAATCAAAAATAGTTAGTGACTTAGAGGTAAAACTGGAACAAATTGCTTTTGCAATACCAAATATACCCGATGATTGTGTACCTATTGGGGAAGACGAAGATGAAAATATAGAACTTAAAAAAGTTTTAACACCTCCTAGTTTTAATTTTGAAATTAAAGAACATCATGACTTGGGTGAAAATTTAAATTGGCTTGATTTTACAAGAGGTGTTAAGATTTCACAAAGTCGCTTTTGTGTGCTTAAAAACGAAGGGGCTTTGCTAAGTAGAGCTTTAGTTAATTATATGATAGATTTTAACAGAAGTAGAGGTTTTGAACTAGTTAATGTACCATTTTTAGTAAATAGTGCTACCATGTATGGCACAGGACAGCTTCCAAAATTTAAAGATGACATGTATAAAATAGAAAATGAAGATTTATACCTTATCTCAACTTCTGAAATTCCTGTTACAAATCTTTATTCTAATGAAATTTTAACTCAAGAGGAGTTACCATTAAAAATGACCTGTTATAGTGCTTGCTTTAGACAAGAAGCAGGAAGTGCTGGACGTGATACAAGAGGAATTATAAGACAACATCAGTTTGAAAAAGTAGAACTTGTTAGTATATGTAAACCTGAGCAAAGTGAATTAATGTTTGAAGAAATGCTAAATTGTGCTAGTGATTTACTAAGCTCTTTGGGATTAGCTCATAGACATCTGATGCTTTGTACTGGGGATTTAGGTTTTTCAGCTGCAAAAACAGTAGATCTAGAAGTTTGGCTTCCATCGCAAAATAAATACCGTGAAATTAGTTCTGTGTCAAATTGCAAAGATTTTCAAGCAAGACGTGCAAAAATTCGCTTTAAAAATAACAATGGGAAAAATGAATTAGCACATACACTCAATGGTTCTTCATTGGCAGTTGGTAGAACTTTAATAGCAATTATGGAAAATTATCAAGATAAAAATGGTAAAATAAAAATTCCTGATGTATTAAGAAAATACTTTTAA
- a CDS encoding YqhA family protein, whose product MLERFFENLLVKSRVVTILPVIFGLIGAFVLFFIASYDIIKVLKSVFDYFVTHNATIDLHEDVVGLIIGAVDLYLMALVLFIFSFGIYELFISEIEEFKQTKQSKVLEVHSLDQLKDKLAKVIIMVLIVNFFQRILQMQLNTVLDMTYLAGSILALCIGLYFLHKSDH is encoded by the coding sequence ATGTTAGAGAGATTTTTTGAAAATTTATTAGTTAAAAGCCGTGTTGTAACCATTTTACCAGTGATTTTTGGTCTTATTGGTGCTTTTGTATTATTTTTTATAGCTAGCTATGATATAATAAAGGTGCTTAAATCTGTTTTTGACTATTTTGTTACTCATAATGCTACAATTGATTTACACGAAGATGTTGTTGGTTTAATTATAGGTGCTGTGGATTTATATTTAATGGCTTTGGTTTTATTTATTTTTTCTTTTGGAATATATGAACTTTTTATTAGCGAGATAGAGGAATTTAAACAAACAAAACAATCTAAAGTTTTAGAAGTGCATAGTTTAGATCAGCTAAAAGACAAGCTTGCAAAAGTGATTATTATGGTATTGATAGTAAATTTTTTTCAAAGAATTTTACAAATGCAACTTAACACGGTTTTGGACATGACTTATCTTGCAGGTTCTATTTTAGCCCTTTGTATTGGTTTATATTTTTTACATAAAAGTGATCATTAG
- the trpS gene encoding tryptophan--tRNA ligase: protein MRVITGLQPSGDLHIGNYFGSIKQMLNMQEENQMYMFIANYHAMTSSFDGEKLKQNSLKAAAAFLSLGIDPQKSVFWLQSDVKEVMELYWILSQFTPMGLLERAHSYKDKITKGLNANHGLFSYPVLMAADILLFNAQVVPVGKDQIQHVEIARDIALKVNNEWGEIFTLPQARVSDEVAVVPGTDGAKMSKSYQNTIDIFNTPKAIKKQISSIVTNSTALEEPKDYTNCNVFNIAKLFLNKDEQEVLKARYTKGGEGYGHFKMYLNDIINDYFAPAKEGYEKLLANPSKIEEILEFGANKAKKQARETMEKIYAKIGL, encoded by the coding sequence ATGAGAGTTATTACAGGTTTGCAACCAAGCGGAGATTTACATATAGGAAATTATTTTGGTTCTATAAAACAAATGCTAAATATGCAAGAAGAAAATCAAATGTATATGTTTATAGCTAATTATCATGCTATGACTTCAAGTTTTGATGGCGAAAAATTAAAACAAAACTCACTTAAAGCAGCTGCTGCTTTTTTAAGCTTAGGAATTGACCCACAAAAAAGCGTATTTTGGCTTCAAAGTGATGTAAAAGAAGTAATGGAGCTTTATTGGATTCTTTCTCAATTTACCCCAATGGGACTTTTAGAAAGAGCACATAGTTATAAAGATAAAATCACAAAAGGATTAAATGCTAATCATGGACTTTTTTCTTATCCTGTTTTAATGGCTGCAGATATTTTACTTTTCAATGCTCAAGTAGTTCCTGTAGGTAAAGATCAAATTCAACACGTTGAAATAGCAAGAGATATAGCTTTAAAAGTAAATAATGAATGGGGTGAAATTTTTACCTTACCTCAAGCTAGAGTTAGTGATGAAGTTGCGGTAGTACCTGGTACTGATGGAGCAAAAATGAGTAAATCATATCAAAACACAATCGATATTTTCAATACTCCAAAAGCTATAAAAAAACAAATTTCTTCTATTGTTACAAATAGCACAGCCCTAGAAGAACCAAAAGATTATACAAATTGTAATGTTTTTAATATTGCAAAACTTTTTTTAAACAAAGATGAGCAAGAGGTCCTAAAAGCAAGATATACTAAAGGCGGAGAAGGATATGGGCATTTTAAAATGTATCTAAATGATATCATTAACGATTACTTTGCTCCAGCTAAAGAAGGATATGAAAAATTACTAGCTAATCCTTCTAAAATCGAAGAGATTTTAGAATTTGGAGCAAACAAAGCAAAAAAACAAGCCCGAGAAACAATGGAAAAAATTTATGCTAAAATAGGATTATAA
- a CDS encoding radical SAM protein — MSKIVFGPVNSRRFGLSVGIDLSPSQKQCNFDCVYCELKAAKPMEKYLIYPSVNEVVNEIEKFLNGEIDFDFLTLTANGEPSLYPHLKELVQELNKIKNKKKLLILSNGSAVLNPKSFEALLDIDVVKFSLDSVIEKTFYRIDRALKVIKINDLIEKMILFNQNFKGDLIIEVLIVEGLNDTKEEILALNDAFRKINPLRVDFSTIDRPPAYPVKGVSLQKLKELSMYITNTPIVLAKHNYTKEKMDFTVDELLKILQLRAQSEFDIENNFTQLSKNNLQILLEEKKIIIKDLAGIKFYKKI, encoded by the coding sequence ATGAGCAAAATTGTTTTTGGTCCTGTAAATTCAAGGAGATTTGGACTTTCTGTTGGTATTGATTTAAGTCCTAGCCAAAAACAATGTAATTTTGACTGCGTATACTGTGAATTAAAAGCAGCAAAACCTATGGAGAAATATTTGATATACCCTAGTGTTAATGAAGTTGTAAATGAAATTGAAAAATTTTTAAATGGTGAAATTGATTTTGATTTTTTAACATTAACAGCTAACGGTGAACCTAGTTTATATCCGCATTTAAAAGAATTAGTTCAAGAGCTTAATAAAATTAAAAATAAAAAAAAACTTTTGATTTTAAGCAATGGAAGTGCAGTTTTAAATCCTAAGAGTTTTGAAGCTTTGCTTGACATAGATGTAGTTAAATTTAGCCTTGATAGTGTAATAGAAAAGACATTCTATCGTATTGATAGAGCCTTAAAAGTTATTAAAATAAATGATTTAATTGAAAAAATGATACTCTTTAATCAAAATTTTAAAGGTGATTTAATCATTGAAGTTTTAATTGTAGAAGGATTAAATGATACAAAAGAGGAAATTCTTGCATTAAATGATGCTTTTAGAAAAATTAATCCTTTAAGAGTTGATTTTAGCACCATAGATAGACCTCCAGCATATCCTGTAAAAGGAGTATCATTACAAAAACTCAAAGAATTGAGTATGTATATTACCAATACTCCTATCGTGCTTGCAAAACATAATTATACAAAAGAAAAGATGGATTTTACCGTGGATGAACTTTTAAAAATATTACAATTAAGAGCTCAAAGTGAATTTGATATTGAAAATAATTTTACACAATTAAGTAAAAATAACTTGCAAATTTTACTAGAAGAAAAAAAAATAATTATAAAAGATCTTGCTGGGATAAAATTTTATAAAAAAATATGA
- the der gene encoding ribosome biogenesis GTPase Der codes for MQSIILIGKPNVGKSSLFNRLAKKRIAITSDISGTTRDTNKIEVEIDDKKALLIDSGGLDESNELFKNVKANSLKVAKNSDIIFYMVDGKFLPDDEDKAFFYEMKKLNKPTALIINKIDNKKDEERSWEFSNFGVKEVFNISVTHNIGIDELCTWTSRFLNESFLNADEEEDFESYLENFDEYSGDFKLKTINENHIKVGIIGRVNVGKSSLLNALVKEERSVVSNIAGTTIDPVNESIMHKDKIIEFIDTAGIRKRGKIQGLERYALNRTEYALANAQIALLVLDAAEGFNELDERIAGLAAKHCLGVIIVLNKWDKSELDFDKTLKELKLDRFKFLAYAPIISVSALSGKRIHVLLDKILDVFANFTQKIPTAKLNALVEEATKAHPLPHDYGKLVKIYYAAQYDLAPPKIALIMNRPKALHFSYKRYLQNQIRKQFNFEGVPLILASRKKGSKDEQER; via the coding sequence ATGCAAAGTATTATTTTAATAGGGAAACCAAATGTTGGCAAATCAAGCCTTTTTAATAGACTTGCAAAAAAGCGTATAGCTATAACTAGTGATATAAGTGGAACAACAAGAGATACTAATAAAATAGAAGTAGAAATTGATGATAAAAAAGCCTTATTGATAGATAGTGGCGGACTTGATGAGAGCAATGAACTTTTTAAAAATGTTAAAGCAAATTCACTTAAAGTTGCTAAAAATAGTGATATTATTTTTTATATGGTAGATGGTAAATTTTTACCTGATGATGAAGATAAAGCTTTTTTTTATGAAATGAAAAAACTCAACAAACCTACAGCTTTAATAATCAATAAAATAGATAACAAAAAAGATGAAGAAAGATCTTGGGAATTTTCAAATTTTGGTGTAAAAGAAGTTTTTAACATCTCTGTTACACATAATATAGGAATAGATGAGCTTTGCACGTGGACTAGTAGATTTTTAAATGAAAGTTTTTTAAATGCAGATGAAGAAGAAGATTTTGAGAGTTATTTAGAAAATTTTGATGAATATAGTGGAGATTTTAAACTAAAAACCATCAATGAAAATCATATTAAAGTGGGAATTATAGGTAGAGTAAATGTAGGAAAATCAAGTCTTTTAAATGCCTTAGTCAAAGAAGAACGCTCTGTGGTAAGTAATATAGCAGGAACAACGATTGATCCTGTTAATGAAAGCATTATGCATAAAGATAAAATCATTGAATTTATAGATACTGCAGGCATTAGAAAGCGCGGAAAAATACAAGGTTTAGAGCGTTATGCACTAAATAGAACTGAATATGCCCTAGCTAATGCTCAAATTGCACTTTTAGTCCTTGATGCAGCTGAGGGTTTTAACGAGCTTGATGAACGTATTGCGGGACTTGCTGCTAAGCATTGTTTAGGTGTGATTATCGTGCTAAATAAATGGGATAAAAGCGAGCTTGATTTTGATAAAACTTTAAAAGAATTAAAACTAGATCGTTTTAAATTCTTAGCTTATGCACCTATAATAAGCGTTAGCGCATTAAGTGGTAAAAGAATACATGTGCTTTTGGATAAAATTTTAGATGTTTTTGCAAATTTCACACAAAAAATTCCAACTGCCAAACTAAATGCTTTAGTAGAAGAAGCCACAAAAGCTCACCCACTGCCACACGATTATGGTAAATTAGTAAAAATTTATTATGCAGCTCAATATGATTTAGCACCACCAAAAATAGCTTTAATTATGAATAGACCAAAAGCTTTACACTTTAGCTATAAGCGCTATTTGCAAAACCAAATTAGAAAGCAATTTAATTTTGAAGGTGTTCCTTTGATTTTAGCTTCAAGAAAAAAAGGTAGCAAAGATGAACAAGAAAGATAA
- a CDS encoding tetratricopeptide repeat protein, translating to MAEEITLKEQDNQEENKNFSDLTENTEVEEQVSLSSSTSPELEKERTFQRVEDEPRQIPQKDEKKLFDKKFLIVISILSGLILILLTILILLTVLKKENPIIINDNVFLDDNTSNTNITKIKQSALDLVIQKANLLYEKGDVESALELYNNINIFNQSLSSYNLGVAQMKQKDYASAIENFKHSLELEEHKVAAAINLAVCYFNLGDKNKFDYYLELAKVHLPHDSKSSLYDYYLGLINYYQGFYPEALQMLTRTNNIDDYQGESYYLGAKIYTLLNSEKKAIDFLLKQEDYEASLPLGLLYARSGDYSKAKEYLEKASKIDSQAERSKAALALVELKTGQYNNSAQILKTLLVKDKDVSSKYYGIKAVLKKNILSIDIAQQNFAKKLITGKQQIYDLLFYFSPYRVFDIRQSMELITKADLGNFIQGYEYENELLVKSKALSGVNVELSHAINLAFNFHLREANQEFKNLSEIYHAHDVIHYNLALTYAQLQDYNNASKYFSTAYHLNPKNYLAGIFAIFCMDLAEKDYTKLANEFLENLQADKALNQNHNIYKYLLYLVKSDFTAMIPYLDNLSVSNHKTPLELMFTIVAANGNNLDKLRNDKIKELKELLEKDIISNILYFNSKNMNLDIKSYAKQAQMYFLNTKLNYNSLFGGAGIVRDSYVTLMQITGLLNHVRNDIKKQLSTSNKNSIGLIFALAYIDIFAKEYQEAYTLYNILIDDYKIKDAQTLFLAAVAAIGSNNPNSAIALLELARLENEETLEARLALGLLYHEVQNLEPAVFQYEKIGNNFKSKFFTFDIRN from the coding sequence ATGGCTGAAGAAATAACACTCAAAGAACAAGACAATCAAGAAGAAAATAAAAATTTTTCAGATTTAACTGAAAATACAGAGGTGGAAGAGCAAGTTTCACTTTCTAGTTCCACTTCACCCGAGCTTGAAAAAGAAAGAACTTTTCAAAGAGTAGAAGATGAACCTCGGCAAATACCACAAAAAGATGAAAAAAAACTTTTCGATAAAAAATTTCTTATTGTAATCTCAATTCTTAGTGGGCTTATTTTAATACTACTTACAATTTTAATTTTACTTACAGTATTAAAAAAAGAAAATCCTATAATAATAAATGATAATGTATTTTTAGATGATAATACAAGCAATACCAATATCACTAAAATAAAACAATCTGCTCTTGATTTAGTAATTCAAAAAGCAAATTTGTTATATGAAAAAGGCGATGTAGAAAGTGCTTTAGAATTATATAATAATATAAATATCTTCAATCAGTCTTTATCAAGCTACAATCTTGGTGTGGCACAGATGAAACAAAAAGATTATGCTAGTGCTATAGAAAATTTTAAACACTCACTAGAGCTAGAAGAACATAAAGTAGCAGCTGCAATTAATTTAGCTGTATGTTATTTTAATCTTGGAGATAAAAACAAATTTGATTATTATCTTGAATTAGCCAAAGTGCATTTGCCACATGACTCTAAATCTTCTTTATATGATTATTATTTAGGCTTAATTAACTATTATCAAGGATTCTATCCAGAAGCTTTACAAATGCTTACACGAACAAATAATATTGATGATTATCAAGGAGAATCTTATTATCTTGGAGCAAAAATTTATACACTATTAAATTCAGAAAAAAAAGCTATTGACTTCTTATTAAAGCAAGAAGATTATGAGGCTAGTCTTCCATTAGGTTTATTGTATGCTAGGTCAGGAGATTATTCAAAAGCAAAAGAATATCTTGAAAAAGCTTCAAAAATAGACTCTCAAGCAGAAAGAAGCAAAGCAGCTTTAGCTTTAGTTGAATTAAAAACAGGGCAATATAACAATAGTGCACAAATATTAAAAACTTTATTGGTAAAAGATAAAGATGTAAGTTCAAAATATTATGGTATAAAAGCTGTGTTAAAAAAAAATATTTTAAGTATTGATATAGCACAACAAAATTTTGCCAAAAAACTCATCACTGGAAAACAACAAATTTATGATTTACTATTTTACTTCTCTCCATATCGTGTATTTGATATTAGACAAAGCATGGAGCTTATAACCAAAGCTGATTTAGGAAATTTCATACAAGGATATGAATACGAAAATGAACTATTAGTTAAAAGCAAAGCTTTATCTGGTGTTAATGTAGAATTATCACATGCTATTAATTTAGCTTTTAATTTTCATCTAAGAGAAGCAAATCAAGAATTTAAAAATCTAAGTGAAATTTATCATGCACATGATGTAATCCATTATAATCTTGCTCTAACTTATGCACAATTACAAGATTATAATAATGCATCTAAGTATTTTTCAACTGCATATCATTTAAATCCTAAAAATTATTTGGCTGGAATTTTTGCTATCTTTTGTATGGATTTAGCTGAAAAAGACTACACAAAATTAGCCAATGAGTTTTTGGAAAATCTTCAAGCGGATAAAGCACTTAACCAAAATCACAATATTTATAAATATTTATTGTATTTAGTAAAAAGTGATTTTACTGCTATGATTCCTTATCTTGACAATCTATCAGTTTCCAATCATAAAACACCATTAGAATTAATGTTTACTATTGTTGCAGCAAATGGAAATAATTTAGATAAACTTAGAAATGATAAAATTAAAGAATTAAAAGAATTACTTGAAAAAGATATTATCAGTAATATTTTATATTTTAATTCTAAAAATATGAATCTAGACATCAAATCCTATGCCAAACAAGCACAGATGTACTTTTTAAACACAAAACTTAATTATAATTCTTTATTTGGTGGAGCTGGTATAGTTAGAGATAGTTATGTAACATTAATGCAAATTACTGGTTTATTAAACCATGTCAGGAATGATATTAAAAAACAGCTTTCAACAAGCAATAAAAATTCAATAGGACTAATTTTTGCTCTTGCATATATTGATATTTTTGCAAAAGAATATCAAGAAGCCTATACGCTTTATAATATTTTAATTGATGATTATAAAATCAAAGATGCACAAACATTATTTTTAGCTGCAGTTGCAGCCATAGGTTCCAATAATCCAAATTCAGCTATAGCATTACTTGAACTTGCAAGATTAGAAAACGAAGAAACACTAGAGGCTAGATTAGCTTTAGGTTTATTATATCATGAAGTACAAAACCTAGAACCTGCCGTATTTCAGTATGAAAAAATAGGTAATAATTTTAAAAGTAAATTTTTCACATTTGATATTAGAAATTAA
- a CDS encoding aspartate-semialdehyde dehydrogenase, translating into MEDMKKIAIVGATGAVGEEILNVLDELNFPVESILPLASAKSVGSEIEFRGKTFKVKELTQSVFKENPVDIAFFSAGGNISAKYAKYAVECGAVVIDNTSHFRMDKNVPLVVPECNSEDIKDWEKTGIIANPNCSTIQMVHVLKPLDDIFNLKRVDVSTYQAASGAGKEGMEELVQGMQSFFAFKLDEFEAKAFPYTLALNLIPQIDVFNENGYTKEELKMVYETQKILHKKLEISATCVRVPVLRSHSEAITMHFEKDVNVVKVREILSKAPSVKVIDDIENKKYPMPLFTSNTNETYVGRIRHDINHKNILHLWCVADQIRVGAATNAVRIAQKWLELI; encoded by the coding sequence ATGGAAGATATGAAAAAAATAGCTATAGTAGGAGCTACTGGAGCAGTCGGAGAAGAAATTTTAAATGTTTTAGATGAGCTTAATTTTCCAGTTGAGAGTATTTTGCCATTAGCAAGTGCAAAAAGCGTAGGAAGTGAAATAGAATTTAGGGGTAAAACTTTTAAAGTTAAAGAATTAACTCAAAGTGTTTTTAAAGAAAATCCTGTAGATATTGCATTTTTTAGTGCAGGGGGAAATATAAGTGCAAAATATGCAAAATATGCAGTAGAATGTGGTGCTGTAGTGATTGATAATACAAGCCATTTTAGAATGGATAAGAATGTTCCTTTGGTGGTTCCTGAATGCAATAGTGAAGATATTAAAGATTGGGAAAAAACAGGAATTATTGCTAATCCAAATTGTTCTACCATACAAATGGTACATGTTTTAAAACCGCTTGATGATATTTTTAATTTAAAAAGAGTAGATGTAAGTACTTATCAAGCAGCAAGTGGTGCTGGCAAAGAAGGTATGGAAGAATTAGTTCAAGGTATGCAAAGTTTTTTTGCATTTAAACTAGATGAATTTGAAGCAAAAGCTTTTCCATATACCTTAGCTTTAAATTTAATTCCACAAATTGATGTTTTTAATGAAAATGGTTATACTAAAGAAGAACTAAAAATGGTATATGAAACACAAAAAATCTTACATAAAAAGCTTGAAATTTCAGCAACTTGTGTAAGGGTTCCTGTGCTTAGAAGTCATAGTGAAGCTATAACTATGCATTTTGAAAAAGATGTAAATGTTGTTAAAGTTAGAGAAATTCTTTCTAAAGCACCAAGTGTTAAAGTAATAGATGATATTGAAAATAAAAAATATCCTATGCCTCTTTTTACAAGCAATACAAATGAAACTTATGTGGGAAGAATCAGGCATGATATTAACCATAAAAATATTTTACATCTATGGTGCGTAGCTGATCAAATTCGTGTTGGAGCAGCAACTAATGCCGTGCGTATTGCTCAAAAATGGCTAGAATTGATATAA
- the hemE gene encoding uroporphyrinogen decarboxylase, which produces MIFVDACFKKPTSYTPVWMMRQAGRYLPEYMEVRTSAGDFLSLCRDYKKASEVTLQPVDILGVDAAIIFSDILVVPLEMGMDLKFEKGEGPVFLNPIKTEEDLENLDIQKAIKNLSYVYDALSLTRDKLAKDKALIGFCGSPWTIATYMIEGRGSKNYTKCKKLVYQNPEFLHQILGKLTQVLKLYLEEQIKAGADAIQIFDSWAGALEKEGFFEFSFNYMLEIANFIKEKYSHIPVILFPKGVSAFLDQISGKFDVFGVDWSTPLDLAKEKLGYKYTLQGNMEPCRLYDKNSIRNGVKNILKIMKDTPHIFNLGHGILPDIPVENAKYFIKLVQEQSKR; this is translated from the coding sequence ATGATTTTTGTAGATGCATGTTTTAAAAAACCAACTTCTTATACTCCTGTTTGGATGATGCGTCAAGCTGGTAGATATCTACCCGAATATATGGAAGTTAGAACAAGTGCTGGAGATTTTTTATCACTTTGTAGGGACTATAAAAAAGCAAGTGAAGTTACCTTGCAACCTGTAGATATTTTAGGTGTTGATGCTGCAATTATATTTTCAGATATTTTAGTTGTTCCTTTAGAGATGGGTATGGATTTAAAATTTGAAAAAGGTGAAGGACCTGTGTTTTTAAATCCTATTAAAACGGAAGAGGATCTAGAAAATTTAGATATACAAAAGGCTATAAAAAATCTTTCTTATGTGTACGATGCATTATCACTTACTAGAGATAAACTTGCTAAAGATAAAGCATTGATTGGCTTTTGTGGAAGTCCATGGACAATTGCAACCTATATGATAGAAGGTAGGGGCAGTAAAAATTATACAAAATGTAAAAAACTTGTATATCAAAACCCTGAATTTTTGCATCAAATTTTAGGCAAACTAACACAAGTATTGAAATTATATTTAGAAGAGCAAATTAAAGCAGGTGCTGATGCTATACAAATTTTTGATAGCTGGGCTGGTGCTTTGGAAAAAGAGGGTTTTTTTGAATTTTCTTTTAACTATATGCTCGAAATTGCTAATTTTATTAAAGAAAAATATTCTCATATTCCTGTAATTTTATTCCCTAAAGGTGTAAGTGCTTTTTTAGATCAAATTAGTGGGAAATTTGATGTTTTTGGAGTTGATTGGAGTACGCCTTTGGATTTAGCAAAAGAAAAATTAGGTTATAAATATACCTTGCAAGGTAATATGGAGCCATGTAGATTATATGATAAAAATTCAATCAGAAATGGTGTAAAAAATATATTAAAAATTATGAAAGATACTCCACACATTTTCAATTTAGGTCATGGTATTTTACCTGATATTCCTGTAGAAAATGCAAAATACTTCATTAAATTAGTTCAAGAGCAATCCAAAAGATGA
- a CDS encoding shikimate kinase, translating into MNKKDNLLFVGFMGCGKTTIARAYAKKNDKFFLDTDILIKEKYNLKISEIFKLYGEKVFRKEEKKLVSFLTNVQNCSIASGGGFIEQKKLKDIGIIIYLRANFDYLWQRLNSKELSIRPLLTNINNAKILFEQRIQKYEKKANIIIDIENKSIQEIVKEIKKEVK; encoded by the coding sequence ATGAACAAGAAAGATAATCTCCTTTTTGTTGGATTTATGGGTTGTGGTAAAACTACCATAGCAAGAGCTTATGCGAAAAAAAATGATAAATTCTTTTTAGATACAGATATTCTAATCAAAGAAAAATATAATCTTAAAATTAGTGAAATCTTTAAATTGTATGGAGAGAAAGTATTCCGTAAAGAAGAAAAAAAACTTGTTTCATTTTTAACTAATGTACAAAATTGCTCTATTGCAAGCGGTGGTGGTTTTATAGAACAAAAAAAGTTAAAAGATATCGGTATTATTATATATTTAAGGGCAAATTTTGACTATCTGTGGCAAAGATTGAATTCTAAAGAATTATCTATAAGACCTTTATTGACAAATATCAACAATGCCAAAATACTATTCGAACAAAGAATTCAAAAATATGAAAAAAAAGCAAATATAATTATTGATATCGAAAACAAAAGTATCCAAGAAATAGTAAAAGAAATTAAAAAAGAGGTAAAATGA